One Bacillus sp. 1780r2a1 DNA segment encodes these proteins:
- a CDS encoding cupin domain-containing protein — protein MSHSGFVPDNSNIKKTSGTPNLSFNYQNSILFKRDANNIAYRVTSTQLPAMIGGAFVDLYLTKGHMREPHWHPNAWELDVVVSGEVQVSIVDPDTSSLHTFQIKEGNVAFIPMGWWHWIEPLTEEAHLHLFFNNDQFESSEGSDILRLTPPEVFQKAYNVNEKTIKQALEPIDETVVIGPPSNNYSDRDVEKHHVKIKINDKDVEIDD, from the coding sequence ATGAGTCACTCTGGATTCGTTCCTGATAATTCGAATATTAAGAAGACGTCTGGTACACCAAACTTATCGTTTAACTACCAAAACAGCATATTATTTAAAAGAGACGCCAACAACATTGCGTATCGAGTAACATCTACTCAGCTTCCCGCCATGATTGGTGGAGCTTTTGTAGACTTATATTTAACAAAAGGTCATATGAGAGAACCTCATTGGCATCCTAACGCTTGGGAATTAGATGTTGTTGTATCTGGAGAAGTTCAAGTATCTATTGTAGATCCAGATACAAGCAGTCTACACACATTTCAAATTAAAGAAGGAAATGTAGCTTTTATCCCAATGGGTTGGTGGCATTGGATCGAACCACTAACAGAAGAAGCCCATTTACACCTTTTCTTTAATAACGACCAGTTCGAATCATCGGAAGGATCGGATATCCTCCGCTTAACACCTCCCGAAGTATTTCAAAAAGCTTATAATGTCAATGAAAAGACAATTAAACAAGCGTTGGAGCCCATCGATGAAACCGTAGTTATTGGTCCACCTTCCAATAATTACTCAGACCGCGATGTTGAAAAGCATCATGTAAAAATCAAAATCAACGATAAAGATGTTGAAATCGATGATTAA
- the comGG gene encoding ComGG family competence protein has translation MKQRLKHLCTLNKATKACQAGFVLPFVLAFSALFLFLLSHQLVYFVTKSTFYAEVNQRHELDYLLQKGIRDLQVDVRRHHFSQESDGSMTYDSGTVKYQVLRQAEDSVTIQVRCATNEGRQLIHTITFQRESGKVIAWV, from the coding sequence ATGAAACAGCGATTAAAACATTTATGCACGTTGAATAAGGCTACAAAAGCGTGCCAAGCGGGATTTGTTCTCCCTTTTGTACTAGCTTTTAGTGCATTATTTTTGTTTTTACTGTCCCATCAGTTAGTGTATTTTGTAACGAAAAGTACATTTTATGCAGAAGTAAATCAGCGTCATGAATTAGATTATTTACTTCAAAAAGGAATTCGAGATTTACAAGTTGATGTTCGCAGACATCATTTTTCACAAGAAAGCGATGGATCCATGACTTATGATTCAGGAACGGTTAAGTATCAAGTGCTAAGGCAAGCGGAGGATAGTGTGACTATTCAGGTTCGCTGCGCTACAAATGAAGGGAGACAACTTATTCATACAATTACTTTTCAGCGAGAAAGCGGTAAGGTGATTGCTTGGGTTTAG
- a CDS encoding prepilin-type N-terminal cleavage/methylation domain-containing protein produces MKNQKGFTLVEMLLSLTIFFVIVSFIPPILSLANPNHDKDNLATEMEWEIFIQQLTKEYRRAQHVSINEKILSLQLNGEPLITYEPFSDKVRRRVDQSGHEVVLQFVKSIEYKHQNNLLRIKVVYKHGEIHETAIKTFMHVE; encoded by the coding sequence ATGAAGAACCAAAAAGGTTTTACATTAGTAGAGATGTTACTTAGTTTAACGATTTTCTTTGTCATAGTGTCCTTCATTCCACCTATTCTGTCATTAGCTAACCCAAACCATGATAAGGATAATTTAGCGACGGAAATGGAATGGGAAATCTTTATTCAGCAGCTAACAAAGGAATATCGAAGAGCGCAGCATGTTAGTATTAATGAAAAAATTTTATCCTTACAACTAAATGGAGAGCCCTTAATTACGTATGAACCTTTTAGTGATAAAGTCCGTCGAAGAGTCGATCAGAGTGGTCATGAAGTTGTCTTGCAGTTTGTGAAATCAATTGAGTACAAGCACCAAAACAATTTACTTCGTATTAAGGTGGTATATAAACACGGTGAAATTCATGAAACAGCGATTAAAACATTTATGCACGTTGAATAA
- a CDS encoding type II secretion system GspH family protein translates to MLRKYDNQTGFTLLEMLVAFSALIMLTTVIVPLYIQAIQAEKDKKRMYVGNALLYEKVMTEANQKHLLSEKRTYNGIDYVIVFKEEPVSEWCVSWKRVNQKTIERCESTLQ, encoded by the coding sequence ATGTTACGAAAATATGATAATCAAACAGGCTTCACACTACTGGAAATGCTAGTAGCATTCAGTGCGCTTATTATGCTCACTACCGTCATTGTTCCTTTATATATTCAAGCAATACAAGCTGAAAAAGATAAGAAGCGAATGTATGTGGGAAATGCACTTTTGTATGAAAAAGTCATGACTGAGGCTAATCAAAAACATTTACTGTCTGAAAAGAGGACGTATAACGGCATTGACTATGTCATTGTATTCAAAGAAGAACCGGTTTCAGAGTGGTGTGTTTCTTGGAAAAGAGTTAATCAGAAAACAATAGAAAGATGTGAATCTACGTTACAATGA
- a CDS encoding competence protein ComG: METRKMNQKGFTLIESLIILAVVQVMVLIIVINLKPLMDHYQLTSFLRQLQADTFYTQQLAMTTQRPARLTFEPVNSRYVLLRVGAEKPIMQRGYHSNIRIVFSSGTNSIQYNEQGNISQAKSLFISNNKETYKVTFQIGRGRFYVTKI; the protein is encoded by the coding sequence ATGGAAACTCGTAAAATGAATCAAAAAGGCTTTACGCTAATTGAGTCCTTAATCATATTAGCCGTTGTGCAAGTTATGGTGTTAATTATTGTCATCAATTTAAAACCTCTTATGGACCACTATCAGTTAACCTCTTTTTTACGTCAACTTCAAGCAGATACCTTTTATACGCAGCAGCTAGCTATGACTACGCAACGTCCGGCAAGGCTTACATTTGAGCCAGTGAATTCCCGATACGTGTTGCTTAGAGTTGGAGCTGAAAAGCCCATTATGCAAAGAGGTTATCATTCCAACATTCGTATTGTGTTTAGCAGCGGCACAAATTCAATTCAATACAATGAGCAAGGAAATATTTCTCAAGCGAAAAGTTTGTTCATTTCGAACAACAAAGAAACATATAAGGTCACGTTCCAAATTGGAAGAGGGCGCTTTTATGTTACGAAAATATGA
- a CDS encoding prepilin-type N-terminal cleavage/methylation domain-containing protein — protein MLKNEKGFTLIEMLIVMLVITVLLLIMVPNVLKHNAVINNKGCSALVKTVEAQVQVYELENGKKPTLNDLESGGYLKEGTVCPNGSKITIGTDGRVSASDGNS, from the coding sequence ATGTTAAAAAATGAGAAAGGTTTTACTTTAATTGAGATGCTCATTGTTATGTTAGTTATTACAGTGCTATTGCTTATTATGGTGCCAAACGTATTAAAGCACAATGCTGTTATTAACAATAAAGGGTGTTCTGCTTTAGTGAAGACAGTCGAAGCACAAGTACAGGTGTATGAGCTTGAAAACGGAAAAAAACCTACTTTAAACGATCTTGAAAGCGGAGGGTACTTAAAAGAAGGAACGGTGTGTCCAAATGGTTCCAAAATTACAATAGGCACGGATGGGCGGGTATCAGCGAGTGATGGAAACTCGTAA
- a CDS encoding type II secretion system F family protein produces the protein MLSQLSKLVEKGYTLSQALSFIAFQLSAKQRSDIKACLTEMRQGNSLHSCLLKLNFHRDVLSYLYFAEQHGDLHFALKESSYMLSEKIKNKKRFQKLVQYPLLLLGFILGILFILSTVLLPHFQSLYKTMGHEQSPFLLIFMSTMSYFPHALVGITGTLLLIGGLYLISTKKLAPVEKMNILMKVPFMKQFTRLFNSYFFAVHTSNLLKGGLSIYECLSLFQLQQHYPFFREEAKLFTTELAAGKALNQILQSRPYYQKDLAEVVIHGQKNGDLAEELYDYSLYMVERMEEWIFHILKYIQPITFAFIGIVILLMYMSVMMPMLEIMSSL, from the coding sequence ATGTTAAGTCAGCTATCAAAGCTTGTTGAAAAAGGCTATACGTTATCTCAAGCCTTATCTTTTATAGCATTTCAGCTATCAGCGAAGCAGCGCAGCGATATAAAAGCTTGTTTAACAGAAATGCGTCAAGGGAATTCTTTGCACAGCTGTCTTTTAAAACTGAATTTTCACCGAGATGTGCTAAGCTACCTTTATTTTGCTGAACAGCATGGAGACCTTCATTTTGCTTTAAAAGAAAGTAGTTATATGCTAAGTGAGAAAATAAAGAACAAAAAACGATTTCAAAAGCTAGTACAATATCCACTTTTACTTTTAGGGTTTATACTGGGAATTTTATTCATATTAAGCACCGTTTTATTACCACATTTTCAGTCTCTGTATAAAACAATGGGACACGAACAATCACCGTTTCTTCTTATCTTCATGTCGACTATGTCTTACTTTCCACATGCACTTGTTGGGATTACAGGAACCTTATTGCTAATCGGAGGTTTGTATCTTATTAGTACAAAAAAACTAGCTCCTGTAGAAAAGATGAATATCTTAATGAAGGTTCCTTTTATGAAGCAATTTACTAGGCTGTTCAATTCATATTTTTTTGCTGTCCATACAAGTAATTTATTAAAAGGGGGGCTGTCAATTTACGAGTGTCTTTCACTCTTTCAATTGCAGCAACATTATCCGTTCTTTAGAGAAGAGGCCAAGCTTTTCACAACAGAACTTGCCGCGGGAAAAGCTCTTAATCAAATTCTACAATCCCGCCCTTATTATCAAAAAGATTTAGCAGAGGTGGTTATTCATGGACAAAAAAATGGTGATTTAGCAGAAGAATTGTACGACTACAGTCTATATATGGTCGAGAGAATGGAAGAGTGGATTTTTCATATTCTAAAGTATATTCAGCCAATTACGTTCGCTTTTATCGGTATCGTTATTCTACTTATGTATATGTCAGTCATGATGCCAATGCTAGAAATCATGTCGAGTTTATAA
- a CDS encoding GspE/PulE family protein, whose translation MNEIEQLATRMIGEACEMKSSDIHIIPRARDAIVQLRVDQDLVAHQTLPKDVSERLISHFKFLGSMDIGERRKPQNGALSTTINHIKVNLRLSTLPTSQDESLVIRVLPQTQTTSLKHLSLFQNHTKKLISLLKHSHGLIVFTGPTGSGKTTTLYTLLHEVKHLLNRNVITLEDPIEQQSEKVLQVQVNERAGITYATGLKAILRHDPDIIMVGEIRDAETAQIAVRAALTGHLVLTTMHTKDTKGSIYRLLEFGVSIQEIEQTLVAVAAQRLVEIKCNFCEGKCHPLCKRERLNRQASVYELLYGREVNQVLNEVKGKEFQYEYARLRDAIRKGIALGYLYSHALDGWGSY comes from the coding sequence TTGAACGAAATTGAACAATTAGCCACCCGCATGATTGGTGAAGCATGTGAGATGAAGAGCTCAGACATTCACATTATTCCTCGAGCTAGAGATGCCATAGTTCAGCTAAGGGTTGATCAAGATTTAGTGGCTCATCAAACGCTCCCAAAAGATGTATCTGAACGACTTATCTCCCATTTTAAATTTCTAGGAAGCATGGATATTGGTGAAAGACGCAAGCCTCAAAATGGTGCACTGTCTACAACAATTAATCACATCAAAGTTAATCTACGTTTATCCACTTTACCTACATCGCAGGATGAAAGTCTCGTTATTCGTGTATTACCCCAAACACAAACAACTTCTCTTAAACACTTATCACTTTTTCAAAATCATACAAAAAAACTTATTTCGCTGCTTAAGCATTCACATGGTTTAATTGTGTTTACTGGGCCGACGGGATCTGGTAAAACAACGACTTTATATACGCTACTTCATGAGGTTAAACATTTGTTAAATCGCAATGTCATTACGCTTGAAGATCCGATTGAACAGCAGAGCGAAAAAGTCCTGCAGGTACAGGTCAACGAACGAGCTGGTATTACGTATGCAACGGGATTAAAAGCAATTTTACGTCATGATCCTGATATTATTATGGTCGGTGAAATTCGTGACGCTGAAACAGCTCAAATCGCGGTTCGTGCAGCCTTAACCGGTCATCTAGTGTTGACAACTATGCATACAAAAGATACAAAAGGCTCTATTTATCGGTTGCTTGAGTTTGGTGTTAGTATTCAAGAAATTGAACAAACGTTGGTAGCTGTAGCTGCGCAGCGATTGGTCGAAATAAAATGTAATTTCTGTGAAGGGAAATGTCATCCACTATGTAAGAGAGAGCGTTTAAATAGACAGGCAAGCGTGTATGAGCTTCTATATGGGAGAGAAGTAAATCAAGTACTCAATGAAGTGAAAGGAAAGGAATTTCAATATGAATATGCACGACTAAGAGATGCAATTCGAAAAGGTATTGCGCTTGGCTATTTATATTCACATGCGCTAGATGGGTGGGGGTCCTATTAA
- a CDS encoding Spx/MgsR family RNA polymerase-binding regulatory protein, whose product MESVMFYTYPSCTSCRKTKKWLVKQEVNFNERHLFRETPTYEEMLELLSMTTEGIDEILAKRSQEYKNLDVDVESMTLSEVVHLLIEQPRLLRRPILTDGKKLVVGYNESALKNLVKKQKKVSSMVG is encoded by the coding sequence ATGGAATCAGTGATGTTTTATACGTATCCAAGTTGTACATCTTGTCGTAAGACGAAAAAATGGCTTGTAAAGCAAGAAGTTAATTTCAATGAGCGCCACCTTTTCCGCGAAACCCCTACTTATGAAGAGATGCTTGAACTATTATCAATGACAACTGAAGGTATTGACGAAATTTTAGCGAAGCGGAGTCAAGAATATAAAAATTTAGATGTCGATGTAGAAAGCATGACGCTATCGGAAGTCGTTCATTTGTTGATAGAGCAACCAAGACTTCTGAGACGGCCCATCTTAACAGATGGTAAAAAGCTTGTAGTAGGATACAATGAATCAGCTTTAAAAAACTTAGTAAAAAAGCAGAAAAAAGTTTCATCCATGGTGGGGTAA
- a CDS encoding DUF2626 domain-containing protein, with translation MERMYRVMGFWTGIFAVMFYLGHMPQTSLLFLAQTGFFVLLSYLKLSERMYIYVFGAYLTVFFVGFTYWSTFMMAPGGQ, from the coding sequence ATGGAACGTATGTACCGTGTAATGGGGTTTTGGACAGGGATTTTTGCAGTCATGTTTTACCTTGGACATATGCCACAAACATCCTTGCTCTTTTTAGCTCAAACAGGTTTTTTTGTCTTACTAAGCTATTTAAAACTGTCAGAACGTATGTACATCTATGTGTTTGGTGCTTATTTAACAGTATTCTTTGTAGGATTTACTTACTGGAGTACATTTATGATGGCGCCAGGCGGACAATAA
- a CDS encoding MBL fold metallo-hydrolase: MKYHRVPLGPIQTNCYLLVNNDKECLIVDPGGEGKKLNQLIHKQQYKPQAVVLTHAHFDHIGGVDDVASHFSIPIYVHKKEKSWLKDPEVNGSTFFGLGEVTVQSDVTLFAGEGSTTIGSFSFELYETPGHSPGSVSLYFKEAELVISGDALFEGSVGRTDLHDGNHEQLLKSIHTKLLVLPEETLVLSGHGAETTIGQEMDHNPFLNGF, from the coding sequence ATGAAATATCATCGCGTACCGCTAGGACCTATACAAACAAACTGCTATTTACTCGTAAATAATGATAAAGAATGCTTAATTGTTGACCCAGGCGGCGAGGGAAAAAAGCTTAATCAACTCATACATAAGCAACAATATAAACCACAAGCAGTGGTGTTAACTCATGCGCACTTTGATCATATTGGTGGAGTGGATGATGTAGCATCACATTTCTCTATCCCTATATATGTTCATAAAAAAGAAAAATCTTGGTTAAAAGATCCAGAAGTAAATGGTTCCACATTCTTTGGCTTAGGAGAAGTAACGGTTCAATCTGATGTGACGCTTTTTGCCGGAGAGGGTAGTACAACGATTGGATCATTTTCGTTTGAATTATATGAAACGCCAGGTCACTCACCAGGCAGTGTATCCCTTTACTTTAAAGAAGCAGAGTTAGTTATTTCAGGAGATGCATTGTTTGAAGGAAGTGTTGGACGTACCGATTTACATGATGGGAATCACGAACAGTTGTTGAAAAGCATTCATACAAAGCTTTTAGTACTGCCTGAAGAAACGTTAGTTTTATCTGGACACGGTGCAGAAACAACAATCGGTCAGGAAATGGATCACAATCCGTTCTTAAATGGATTTTAA
- a CDS encoding DUF2759 domain-containing protein, with protein sequence MGLMIILGLTTLLGIFAAISSLRNKNFLGVGFAVATFAVFGWFTVMTILHHGYPAAH encoded by the coding sequence ATGGGACTAATGATTATATTAGGCTTAACAACACTATTAGGTATTTTTGCCGCTATTTCATCTTTGCGCAATAAAAACTTCCTTGGAGTAGGCTTTGCTGTGGCAACGTTTGCTGTGTTTGGTTGGTTTACGGTTATGACTATTTTACATCACGGATATCCAGCAGCTCATTAA
- a CDS encoding M14 family metallocarboxypeptidase has product MTIVNEFVPYNYERTVTDLYRLLSKYPYGKVESIGRSVLGKQIPHLLIGHGTHVVHINASFHANEWITTNALMKFLETYLRAIYRGERVAGIDAQLLYENITLSIVPMVNPDGVNLVIDGINMQEAYAAFIPYIGREVDDFQGWKANIRGVDLNNQFPAYWEIERDRKIPKSPHFRDFPGYAPLSEPEAKAMVKVAKRYQFDCVIALHTQGEEFYWGYMNKEPKEAKEMADYFEKVSGYRAVRTIDSHAGYKDWFILETGKLGFTLELGKGINPIPLSQFHILYPKTEAILANAMNMLACK; this is encoded by the coding sequence ATGACCATTGTAAATGAATTTGTTCCATATAACTATGAGCGAACAGTAACTGACCTCTATCGACTACTTTCTAAGTATCCTTATGGAAAGGTTGAAAGCATTGGAAGGAGTGTACTTGGAAAACAAATTCCACATCTACTCATTGGCCATGGAACCCATGTTGTACATATAAATGCTTCATTCCATGCAAACGAGTGGATTACAACAAACGCGCTAATGAAATTTCTAGAAACATATTTACGAGCCATTTATCGAGGAGAACGCGTTGCTGGAATTGACGCTCAGCTTTTATACGAAAATATTACTTTATCAATTGTACCAATGGTAAATCCAGATGGTGTGAACTTAGTTATAGATGGAATAAACATGCAAGAAGCGTATGCAGCTTTCATTCCTTATATAGGAAGGGAGGTTGATGATTTTCAAGGGTGGAAAGCAAATATTAGAGGAGTGGATTTAAATAATCAATTTCCAGCATATTGGGAAATTGAAAGGGATCGAAAAATTCCAAAGTCACCTCATTTTCGAGACTTCCCTGGCTATGCTCCTTTATCTGAACCTGAGGCTAAAGCCATGGTAAAAGTTGCAAAACGTTATCAATTTGACTGTGTAATTGCGCTGCATACACAAGGGGAAGAGTTTTACTGGGGATATATGAATAAAGAACCGAAGGAAGCGAAAGAAATGGCTGATTATTTTGAGAAAGTGAGCGGATACCGAGCGGTAAGAACAATTGACAGTCATGCTGGATATAAGGATTGGTTCATTCTTGAAACTGGAAAGTTGGGCTTTACGCTTGAACTTGGTAAAGGAATTAACCCAATTCCTTTATCACAATTTCATATTTTATATCCAAAAACAGAAGCCATTTTGGCTAATGCAATGAATATGCTTGCATGTAAATAA
- a CDS encoding LTA synthase family protein: MKDKISLSKLSFILTAVVLLWIKTYIVYKTQFDITIENSTQEFLLFINPLSFLLLILGVGLFFKTRKGAKAYVLTTSFIVSFILFANVMFYRFFNDFLTLPVLFQTSNMGDLGNSAFELFKLTDVLMFVDVIFLAILAFLFKANNKVDEPTTRKTRFAFYIAVVAVFISNLALAETERPELLTRAFDREMLVKNIGTYNYHIYDIVLQSKTKAQRAFADSSEFVETENYLKANQKDPNPDMFGKAKGKNVIVVSLESTQSFVVNNTINGEEVTPFLNDFIEESYYFDNFYHQTGQGKTADSEFLLDNSLYPLGRGSVFFTHGTNEFNATPEILKEEGYYSAVFHANNSSFWNRDIVYPNFGYDRFFNINDYNVTDENSVGWGLKDKEFFEQSVEHMKTLPQPFYSKFITLTNHFPFELDEEDRMVDEYDSNSRTLNRYFPTLRYQDEAFKQFIQKLKDEGLYEDSIIVVYGDHYGISQNHNAAMEKYLGKEVTPYVWTQLQRVPMAIHIPGETDNKTISKVSGQVDLKPTILHLLGIATDNHVQFGTDMFSEDKLDFTVLRDGSFITDKYVYASDKCYDKSTEQETDISNCEPYMEKAKQELSYSDQIVYGDLLRFYDGTNYRPDKKQKEADKE; encoded by the coding sequence ATGAAAGACAAAATTTCATTGTCAAAGTTGTCGTTTATTCTTACTGCTGTCGTTTTACTTTGGATAAAAACATATATTGTTTATAAAACACAGTTTGATATTACAATTGAGAATTCGACACAAGAGTTTCTATTGTTTATAAACCCACTGAGCTTTTTATTGCTTATTCTAGGGGTAGGTTTATTCTTTAAAACACGTAAAGGAGCTAAAGCTTACGTTTTAACTACTAGCTTCATAGTTTCCTTTATTTTATTTGCAAACGTCATGTTCTATCGTTTCTTTAATGATTTCCTAACGTTACCCGTTCTTTTTCAAACAAGTAATATGGGAGACTTAGGAAACAGTGCGTTTGAGCTGTTTAAATTGACGGACGTTTTAATGTTTGTAGACGTGATTTTTCTAGCAATTCTCGCTTTCTTATTTAAAGCAAACAATAAAGTAGACGAGCCGACTACTCGTAAGACAAGGTTTGCTTTTTATATCGCAGTGGTGGCCGTGTTTATTTCAAACTTGGCTCTCGCTGAAACAGAACGTCCAGAACTATTAACTCGTGCATTTGATCGTGAAATGCTGGTGAAAAATATCGGTACGTACAACTATCATATTTACGATATTGTACTGCAGTCAAAAACAAAAGCCCAGCGAGCATTTGCTGATAGTAGCGAATTTGTCGAAACAGAAAACTACTTAAAAGCAAATCAAAAAGACCCAAATCCTGATATGTTTGGAAAAGCAAAAGGGAAAAACGTAATTGTTGTTTCACTAGAGTCTACCCAAAGTTTTGTTGTGAATAATACGATAAACGGTGAAGAAGTTACGCCATTTTTAAATGACTTTATTGAAGAGAGCTATTACTTTGATAATTTTTATCACCAAACAGGACAAGGAAAGACTGCTGATAGTGAGTTCTTATTAGACAATTCACTGTACCCACTAGGGCGTGGATCGGTATTCTTTACGCATGGAACCAATGAATTTAATGCAACGCCTGAAATATTGAAAGAAGAAGGTTACTACTCTGCTGTTTTCCACGCAAATAACAGTAGTTTCTGGAACCGAGATATTGTATACCCTAACTTTGGTTACGATCGATTCTTCAATATTAATGATTACAACGTAACAGATGAAAATTCTGTAGGATGGGGATTGAAAGATAAAGAATTCTTTGAACAATCTGTGGAACATATGAAAACATTACCACAGCCTTTTTATTCAAAGTTCATTACCTTAACAAACCACTTCCCGTTTGAGCTAGATGAAGAAGATCGAATGGTTGATGAGTACGATTCAAACAGTCGCACGTTAAATCGTTACTTCCCAACATTACGTTATCAAGATGAAGCGTTTAAACAATTCATTCAAAAGCTAAAAGACGAAGGATTGTATGAGGATTCCATTATTGTTGTATATGGTGATCACTATGGTATTTCACAAAACCATAACGCAGCAATGGAAAAATATCTAGGAAAAGAAGTAACGCCTTATGTATGGACACAGCTACAGCGAGTGCCTATGGCGATTCACATTCCTGGAGAAACCGATAATAAAACAATTTCAAAAGTTTCAGGTCAAGTTGATTTAAAACCTACTATTTTACACTTATTAGGTATAGCTACAGATAATCACGTGCAGTTTGGAACAGATATGTTTTCGGAAGATAAGTTAGATTTCACTGTACTTCGTGACGGAAGCTTTATCACCGATAAATATGTGTATGCTAGTGATAAATGCTATGATAAATCTACTGAGCAAGAAACAGATATAAGTAATTGTGAACCTTATATGGAGAAAGCAAAGCAGGAATTAAGTTACTCTGACCAAATTGTATATGGAGATCTTCTACGTTTCTATGACGGAACAAATTATCGTCCAGATAAAAAGCAAAAAGAAGCTGATAAAGAATAA
- a CDS encoding ROK family glucokinase translates to MDDKWLVGVDLGGTTIKMAFVNQYGEVIHKWEIPTDISEQGRKIPTDIAKAIDKEVVNLGESKSKLMGIGIGAPGPVNFANGSIEVAVNLGWEKFPIKDILEVETSLPVVVDNDANIAAIGEMWKGAGDGAKDLLCVTLGTGVGGGVIANGEIVQGVNGAAGEIGHITSVPEGGAPCNCGKTGCLETIASATGVVRLAMEAVVNTDKPSTLRTLLDEHDQITAKDVFDAARADDELAVEVVDKVAFHLGLALANSANALNPEKIVLGGGVSRAGDVLLNPVKSYFKKFAFPRVAEGAELAIATLGNDAGIIGGAWLVKTYV, encoded by the coding sequence ATGGATGATAAATGGTTAGTTGGTGTTGACTTAGGTGGTACAACAATTAAGATGGCTTTTGTTAATCAATATGGAGAAGTAATTCATAAATGGGAAATCCCCACAGACATTAGTGAACAGGGTCGCAAAATTCCAACAGATATTGCGAAAGCAATTGACAAAGAAGTAGTGAACCTAGGAGAAAGTAAGTCAAAGCTTATGGGGATTGGTATCGGTGCTCCAGGCCCTGTGAATTTTGCAAACGGTTCAATTGAAGTAGCAGTTAACTTAGGTTGGGAAAAATTCCCTATCAAAGATATTCTAGAAGTAGAAACTTCTTTGCCTGTGGTAGTGGATAATGATGCAAACATTGCAGCAATTGGTGAGATGTGGAAAGGTGCAGGAGACGGAGCGAAAGATTTATTATGCGTAACGCTTGGAACAGGTGTAGGAGGCGGCGTTATCGCAAACGGTGAAATCGTTCAAGGGGTAAACGGTGCTGCTGGTGAAATTGGACATATTACATCAGTTCCTGAGGGCGGAGCACCATGTAACTGTGGGAAGACAGGCTGCTTAGAAACTATTGCTTCTGCAACAGGTGTTGTGCGATTAGCAATGGAAGCAGTTGTGAACACGGATAAGCCAAGCACTCTTCGTACACTTCTAGATGAGCATGATCAAATTACTGCTAAAGACGTGTTTGATGCTGCGCGTGCAGACGATGAATTAGCAGTTGAAGTTGTTGACAAAGTAGCATTTCATTTAGGACTAGCGCTTGCAAATTCGGCTAACGCATTGAATCCTGAGAAGATTGTTCTTGGGGGTGGTGTATCACGTGCCGGAGATGTGTTGCTCAATCCAGTGAAGTCTTACTTTAAAAAGTTTGCGTTCCCACGAGTAGCTGAAGGGGCAGAGTTAGCAATTGCTACACTCGGTAATGATGCTGGAATTATTGGCGGTGCATGGTTAGTTAAAACATATGTATAA
- a CDS encoding YqgQ family protein yields the protein MNTLYDVQQLLKSFGIIIYIGNRQADIELMETEIRELYQSKLIETQDYQMAILLLRQELQKQKEKG from the coding sequence ATGAACACATTATACGATGTGCAACAACTTTTAAAATCGTTTGGAATCATCATATATATTGGTAATCGTCAAGCTGATATAGAGTTAATGGAAACAGAGATACGAGAGCTATATCAATCAAAACTGATTGAAACACAAGATTATCAAATGGCAATTTTATTACTTAGGCAAGAATTACAAAAACAAAAGGAAAAAGGATGA